In Cotesia glomerata isolate CgM1 linkage group LG3, MPM_Cglom_v2.3, whole genome shotgun sequence, one genomic interval encodes:
- the LOC123261947 gene encoding uncharacterized protein LOC123261947 isoform X2, whose amino-acid sequence MGWVITTLGVALALVVIGGAALVFYRRYGLNCKWSTRNIWSVCEEWRQRLSWLWAPREEKVGLVKAQHPTAQTIPGLYRQSGGSTQSQHLLHSDSDLRLDAQGAFTRFEAVDRDLHPPLGGVGCNTTMIPPQPLRPAPQPKPTPRPRPSPLQTHNTPEYLRMQDSGGAPLTPPPVPCPAGAHHRNDRNDRNGSVFIFQNEIPKIYNQYNGSRQTATAGSTNSPPLFNYNLHTKSVPDSIQTSGCYSINNQNHQPLGDEHEKKLTFESQCDSVNNIKERIKDSYHLCRINRETPYRAYDLIEDTAKLKYGVSTCQLNEHSTQKQKQKQKQKQKQNSQQQQIRYNTHVRNDSRGSFNSFNFTNSNSFIESIYGSEAITKLLQNSQIYSSQLGKNEKIVGQNIEMTPLRNSNIFPDENYGIDIYENSKIQGLQRVSQYIQSLPDVPNYDSLSDKTTHEDPNTEDERVVTPGDNDTPSPVPPPAPPDPSNHDSSLHNHQQSSNSPTTGERIFSALRSVTSQSYIDASEFYNSVLSSAQQVPMLTFPGIRRSSFNLEKNETVNGIQDEVSNLYIDGEPPAIGIDCSRRTSDLYSPELNLEAHRTAQEVYNSLQDPPSSPLLLKDLSQEPYPYMSDPSFTRTSEDIFNSLEQRRKSMERLNGFHDYVEMDGIDNVSRRRSSSQDLYNALEEVQLQRRLSQQLIEDSYGYSNSNSNSLIDVEEISLNGRRNSSQGPEPEPPPDETNLKRAISCESVCSDTSVILGDIEQLTVVGLICVGLEYERWGGRGADIEGDLVVSVLEARDLIAPDGRPAQDTLARVCLLPDRQTHVQTRLYRGSPSPSYQEKFLFPLDGGPIGRTLLVEIFSVETNIGGGGVFLIGEASLKLGPAARPPATTWLPLVSPGLPVPRLGELMFSLSYLPTAERLTLVVVKARNLHTNNPVPGDLFVKVYLLQQGKKIHKKKTSAKRGEKSPTFNEAMIFNVPAHTLQTIQLRLTVAELNSDTTTNSKAYSIGHVIIGSNTTGKSLTHWRQMLTALRRPVVMWHPLRK is encoded by the exons atggGCTGGGTAATAACAACATTAGGAGTGGCCTTGGCGCTTGTTGTTATAGGAGGAGCAGCTTTGGTCTTTTACCGaag GTATggtttaaattgtaaatggAGTACACGTAACATCTGGAGCGTGTGTGAAGAGTGGCGTCAAAGATTGTCATGGTTGTGGGCCCCACGAGAAGAAAAA GTAGGACTGGTGAAAGCTCAACACCCAACCGCTCAGACAATCCCGGGCCTATATCGACAGTCTGGTGGCAGTACACAGTCTCAGCATCTTTTACACAGCGACAGTGACCTGAGATTAGACGCTCAAGGAGCTTTTACTCG atTTGAAGCAGTAGATCGAGACCTTCATCCTCCACTGGGGGGAGTTGGATGTAATACAACAATGATTCCACCGCAGCCTCTGAGACCAGCACCCCAACCAAAACCTACTCCCCGGCCTCGACCTTCTCCTCTTCAAACGCACAATACACCTGAATATTTACGGATGCAAGATTCTGGAGGAGCTCCTCTAACTCCACCACCAGTACCTTGTCCAGCGGGTGCTCATCACCGTAACGATCGCAATGATCGAAATGGAtctgtatttatttttcaaaatgaaaTTCCGAAAATTTATAACCAGTACAACGGAAGTAGACAAACTGCTACCGCTGGTAGCACTAATAGTCCgcctttatttaattataatttacacaCTAAATCTGTACCTGATAGTATTCAAACGAGTGGTTGTTACTCTATTAATAACCAAAATCATCAGCCTTTAGGTGAtgaacatgaaaaaaaattaacctttGAGTCTCAATGTGATagtgtaaataatattaaagagAGAATAAAAGATAGTTATCATCTCTGTAGAATAAATCGAGAAACTCCATACAGAGCTTACGATCTTATTGAAGATACGGCTAAACTTAAATATGGAGTTTCAACTTGCCAGCTCAATGAACATTCTACTCAAAagcaaaaacaaaaacaaaaacaaaaacaaaaacaaaattcacaGCAACAACAAATTCGATATAATACACATGTGAGAAATGACTCCAGGGGCTCTTTTAATAGCTTTAATTTTACCAACTCAAATTCATTTATTGAATCAATATACGGGTCTGAAGCTATTACAAAGTTGCTGCAAAATTCTCAAATATATTCAAGCCAATtgggaaaaaatgaaaaaatcgtTGGGCAAAACATTGAAATGACACCCTTGagaaattcaaatatttttccgGATGAAAATTACGGGATTGACATTTacgaaaattcaaaaattcaaggACTGCAGAGAGTCTCTCAGTACATCCAAAGTTTACCAGATGTACCAAATTACGACTCGCTGAGTGATAAAACGACACACGAGGATCCAAACACCGAAGATGAAAGAGTAGTGACACCGGGTGATAATGATACACCAAGTCCTGTTCCACCCCCAGCTCCACCAGATCCTTCAAATCATGACTCTTCACTTCATAACCACCAGCAGTCGAGCAACAGTCCCACTACCGGTGAGAGAATTTTCAGCGCCCTGAGGTCTGTTACATCTCAAAGCTACATTGACGCTTCCGAATTTTACAA ctCAGTGCTTTCATCAGCTCAGCAAGTTCCGATGCTAACTTTCCCCGGAATCAGACGGTCtagttttaatttagaaaaaaatgaaacggTAAACGGTATACAAGATGAGGTTTCAAATTTGTACATTGATGGTGAGCCACCGGCTATTGGTATTGATTGCTCGAGACGGACATCCGACCTTTACAGTCCGGAGCTTAATTTGGAAGCTCATCGAACCGCGCAAGAG GTTTACAACAGTCTTCAAGATCCTCCTTCATCGCCACTTCTTTTGAAAGATCTAAGTCAAGAACCCTATCCTTATATGTCTGATCCAAGTTTTACCAGAACATCTGag gataTATTTAATAGTTTGGAACAGAGAAGAAAAAGTATGGAAAGACTAAATGGATTTCATGATTATGTAGAGATGGATGGCATTGATAATGTCAG tagaaGGCGAAGCAGTAGCCAAGACCTTTATAATGCTTTAGAAGAGGTTCAGCTACAGAGAAGACTGTCACAA caaCTGATTGAAGACTCGTACGGatattcaaattcaaattcaaattcgTTAATAGATGTTGAAGAAATAAGTTTGAATGGTAGACGTAATTCATCGCAAGGGCCGGAGCCAGAGCCACCACCTGATGAAACAAATTTAAAGAGAGCTATAAGTTGTGAAAGCGTTTGCTCAGATACAAGTGTTATACTTGGAGATATTGAACAACTAACTGTTGTTGGACTAATTTGCGTTGGCCTAGAGTATGAACGGTGGGGAGGACGTGGAGCTGACATCGAGGGTGATCTTGTTGTTAGTGTTCTTGAAGCGAGAGATCTGATTGCACCTGATGGACGACCCGCTCAAGACACTCTTGCcag agtaTGCCTTCTTCCGGATAGACAAACACATGTACAAACCAGACTTTATAGAGGATCACCTTCACCAAGTTatcaggaaaaatttttatttccccTTGATGGAGGTCCAATAGGAAGGACTTTATTGGTAGAA atattttcaGTAGAAACAAATATCGGGGGTGGTGGAGTGTTTCTTATTGGTGAAGCTTCATTGAAATTAGGACCAGCAGCTCGACCACCAGCTACAACCTGGCTGCCTCTTGTTTCTCCAGGTCTACCAGTTCCTCGTTTGGGTGAACTTATGTTTTCATTAAGCTATTTACCAACTGCCGAAAGGCTCACTTTAGTTGTTGTAAAAGCCAGAAATCTTCACACAAATAATCCAGTACCAGgagatttatttgttaaa GTGTACCTGCTGCAACAAGGGAAAAAAATACACAAGAAAAAAACCTCTGCTAAGCGAGGCGAAAAAAGTCCAACTTTCAATGAGGCCATGATTTTTAACGTGCCTGCTCATACTTTGCag ACAATTCAATTGAGACTGACTGTAGCTGAATTAAATTCCGATACTACAACTAATTCGAAAGCATACTCCATAGGTCATGTTATAATAGGTTCTAATACAACTGGAAAATCATTAACACACTGGCGACAAATGTTAACAGCTCTTCGGCGCCCGGTTGTCATGTGGCATCCGCTtagaaaatga
- the LOC123261947 gene encoding uncharacterized protein LOC123261947 isoform X3, protein MGWVITTLGVALALVVIGGAALVFYRRYGLNCKWSTRNIWSVCEEWRQRLSWLWAPREEKVGLVKAQHPTAQTIPGLYRQSGGSTQSQHLLHSDSDLRLDAQGAFTRFEAVDRDLHPPLGGVGCNTTMIPPQPLRPAPQPKPTPRPRPSPLQTHNTPEYLRMQDSGGAPLTPPPVPCPAGAHHRNDRNDRNGSVFIFQNEIPKIYNQYNGSRQTATAGSTNSPPLFNYNLHTKSVPDSIQTSGCYSINNQNHQPLGDEHEKKLTFESQCDSVNNIKERIKDSYHLCRINRETPYRAYDLIEDTAKLKYGVSTCQLNEHSTQKQKQKQKQKQKQNSQQQQIRYNTHVRNDSRGSFNSFNFTNSNSFIESIYGSEAITKLLQNSQIYSSQLGKNEKIVGQNIEMTPLRNSNIFPDENYGIDIYENSKIQGLQRVSQYIQSLPDVPNYDSLSDKTTHEDPNTEDERVVTPGDNDTPSPVPPPAPPDPSNHDSSLHNHQQSSNSPTTGERIFSALRSVTSQSYIDASEFYNSVLSSAQQVPMLTFPGIRRSSFNLEKNETVNGIQDEVSNLYIDGEPPAIGIDCSRRTSDLYSPELNLEAHRTAQEVYNSLQDPPSSPLLLKDLSQEPYPYMSDPSFTRTSEDIFNSLEQRRKSMERLNGFHDYVEMDGIDNVRRRSSSQDLYNALEEVQLQRRLSQQLIEDSYGYSNSNSNSLIDVEEISLNGRRNSSQGPEPEPPPDETNLKRAISCESVCSDTSVILGDIEQLTVVGLICVGLEYERWGGRGADIEGDLVVSVLEARDLIAPDGRPAQDTLARVCLLPDRQTHVQTRLYRGSPSPSYQEKFLFPLDGGPIGRTLLVEIFSVETNIGGGGVFLIGEASLKLGPAARPPATTWLPLVSPGLPVPRLGELMFSLSYLPTAERLTLVVVKARNLHTNNPVPGDLFVKVYLLQQGKKIHKKKTSAKRGEKSPTFNEAMIFNVPAHTLQTIQLRLTVAELNSDTTTNSKAYSIGHVIIGSNTTGKSLTHWRQMLTALRRPVVMWHPLRK, encoded by the exons atggGCTGGGTAATAACAACATTAGGAGTGGCCTTGGCGCTTGTTGTTATAGGAGGAGCAGCTTTGGTCTTTTACCGaag GTATggtttaaattgtaaatggAGTACACGTAACATCTGGAGCGTGTGTGAAGAGTGGCGTCAAAGATTGTCATGGTTGTGGGCCCCACGAGAAGAAAAA GTAGGACTGGTGAAAGCTCAACACCCAACCGCTCAGACAATCCCGGGCCTATATCGACAGTCTGGTGGCAGTACACAGTCTCAGCATCTTTTACACAGCGACAGTGACCTGAGATTAGACGCTCAAGGAGCTTTTACTCG atTTGAAGCAGTAGATCGAGACCTTCATCCTCCACTGGGGGGAGTTGGATGTAATACAACAATGATTCCACCGCAGCCTCTGAGACCAGCACCCCAACCAAAACCTACTCCCCGGCCTCGACCTTCTCCTCTTCAAACGCACAATACACCTGAATATTTACGGATGCAAGATTCTGGAGGAGCTCCTCTAACTCCACCACCAGTACCTTGTCCAGCGGGTGCTCATCACCGTAACGATCGCAATGATCGAAATGGAtctgtatttatttttcaaaatgaaaTTCCGAAAATTTATAACCAGTACAACGGAAGTAGACAAACTGCTACCGCTGGTAGCACTAATAGTCCgcctttatttaattataatttacacaCTAAATCTGTACCTGATAGTATTCAAACGAGTGGTTGTTACTCTATTAATAACCAAAATCATCAGCCTTTAGGTGAtgaacatgaaaaaaaattaacctttGAGTCTCAATGTGATagtgtaaataatattaaagagAGAATAAAAGATAGTTATCATCTCTGTAGAATAAATCGAGAAACTCCATACAGAGCTTACGATCTTATTGAAGATACGGCTAAACTTAAATATGGAGTTTCAACTTGCCAGCTCAATGAACATTCTACTCAAAagcaaaaacaaaaacaaaaacaaaaacaaaaacaaaattcacaGCAACAACAAATTCGATATAATACACATGTGAGAAATGACTCCAGGGGCTCTTTTAATAGCTTTAATTTTACCAACTCAAATTCATTTATTGAATCAATATACGGGTCTGAAGCTATTACAAAGTTGCTGCAAAATTCTCAAATATATTCAAGCCAATtgggaaaaaatgaaaaaatcgtTGGGCAAAACATTGAAATGACACCCTTGagaaattcaaatatttttccgGATGAAAATTACGGGATTGACATTTacgaaaattcaaaaattcaaggACTGCAGAGAGTCTCTCAGTACATCCAAAGTTTACCAGATGTACCAAATTACGACTCGCTGAGTGATAAAACGACACACGAGGATCCAAACACCGAAGATGAAAGAGTAGTGACACCGGGTGATAATGATACACCAAGTCCTGTTCCACCCCCAGCTCCACCAGATCCTTCAAATCATGACTCTTCACTTCATAACCACCAGCAGTCGAGCAACAGTCCCACTACCGGTGAGAGAATTTTCAGCGCCCTGAGGTCTGTTACATCTCAAAGCTACATTGACGCTTCCGAATTTTACAA ctCAGTGCTTTCATCAGCTCAGCAAGTTCCGATGCTAACTTTCCCCGGAATCAGACGGTCtagttttaatttagaaaaaaatgaaacggTAAACGGTATACAAGATGAGGTTTCAAATTTGTACATTGATGGTGAGCCACCGGCTATTGGTATTGATTGCTCGAGACGGACATCCGACCTTTACAGTCCGGAGCTTAATTTGGAAGCTCATCGAACCGCGCAAGAG GTTTACAACAGTCTTCAAGATCCTCCTTCATCGCCACTTCTTTTGAAAGATCTAAGTCAAGAACCCTATCCTTATATGTCTGATCCAAGTTTTACCAGAACATCTGag gataTATTTAATAGTTTGGAACAGAGAAGAAAAAGTATGGAAAGACTAAATGGATTTCATGATTATGTAGAGATGGATGGCATTGATAATGTCAG aaGGCGAAGCAGTAGCCAAGACCTTTATAATGCTTTAGAAGAGGTTCAGCTACAGAGAAGACTGTCACAA caaCTGATTGAAGACTCGTACGGatattcaaattcaaattcaaattcgTTAATAGATGTTGAAGAAATAAGTTTGAATGGTAGACGTAATTCATCGCAAGGGCCGGAGCCAGAGCCACCACCTGATGAAACAAATTTAAAGAGAGCTATAAGTTGTGAAAGCGTTTGCTCAGATACAAGTGTTATACTTGGAGATATTGAACAACTAACTGTTGTTGGACTAATTTGCGTTGGCCTAGAGTATGAACGGTGGGGAGGACGTGGAGCTGACATCGAGGGTGATCTTGTTGTTAGTGTTCTTGAAGCGAGAGATCTGATTGCACCTGATGGACGACCCGCTCAAGACACTCTTGCcag agtaTGCCTTCTTCCGGATAGACAAACACATGTACAAACCAGACTTTATAGAGGATCACCTTCACCAAGTTatcaggaaaaatttttatttccccTTGATGGAGGTCCAATAGGAAGGACTTTATTGGTAGAA atattttcaGTAGAAACAAATATCGGGGGTGGTGGAGTGTTTCTTATTGGTGAAGCTTCATTGAAATTAGGACCAGCAGCTCGACCACCAGCTACAACCTGGCTGCCTCTTGTTTCTCCAGGTCTACCAGTTCCTCGTTTGGGTGAACTTATGTTTTCATTAAGCTATTTACCAACTGCCGAAAGGCTCACTTTAGTTGTTGTAAAAGCCAGAAATCTTCACACAAATAATCCAGTACCAGgagatttatttgttaaa GTGTACCTGCTGCAACAAGGGAAAAAAATACACAAGAAAAAAACCTCTGCTAAGCGAGGCGAAAAAAGTCCAACTTTCAATGAGGCCATGATTTTTAACGTGCCTGCTCATACTTTGCag ACAATTCAATTGAGACTGACTGTAGCTGAATTAAATTCCGATACTACAACTAATTCGAAAGCATACTCCATAGGTCATGTTATAATAGGTTCTAATACAACTGGAAAATCATTAACACACTGGCGACAAATGTTAACAGCTCTTCGGCGCCCGGTTGTCATGTGGCATCCGCTtagaaaatga
- the LOC123261947 gene encoding uncharacterized protein LOC123261947 isoform X1, with amino-acid sequence MGWVITTLGVALALVVIGGAALVFYRRYGLNCKWSTRNIWSVCEEWRQRLSWLWAPREEKVGLVKAQHPTAQTIPGLYRQSGGSTQSQHLLHSDSDLRLDAQGAFTRFEAVDRDLHPPLGGVGCNTTMIPPQPLRPAPQPKPTPRPRPSPLQTHNTPEYLRMQDSGGAPLTPPPVPCPAGAHHRNDRNDRNGSVFIFQNEIPKIYNQYNGSRQTATAGSTNSPPLFNYNLHTKSVPDSIQTSGCYSINNQNHQPLGDEHEKKLTFESQCDSVNNIKERIKDSYHLCRINRETPYRAYDLIEDTAKLKYGVSTCQLNEHSTQKQKQKQKQKQKQNSQQQQIRYNTHVRNDSRGSFNSFNFTNSNSFIESIYGSEAITKLLQNSQIYSSQLGKNEKIVGQNIEMTPLRNSNIFPDENYGIDIYENSKIQGLQRVSQYIQSLPDVPNYDSLSDKTTHEDPNTEDERVVTPGDNDTPSPVPPPAPPDPSNHDSSLHNHQQSSNSPTTGERIFSALRSVTSQSYIDASEFYNSVLSSAQQVPMLTFPGIRRSSFNLEKNETVNGIQDEVSNLYIDGEPPAIGIDCSRRTSDLYSPELNLEAHRTAQEVYNSLQDPPSSPLLLKDLSQEPYPYMSDPSFTRTSEDIFNSLEQRRKSMERLNGFHDYVEMDGIDNVSINFLSRRRSSSQDLYNALEEVQLQRRLSQQLIEDSYGYSNSNSNSLIDVEEISLNGRRNSSQGPEPEPPPDETNLKRAISCESVCSDTSVILGDIEQLTVVGLICVGLEYERWGGRGADIEGDLVVSVLEARDLIAPDGRPAQDTLARVCLLPDRQTHVQTRLYRGSPSPSYQEKFLFPLDGGPIGRTLLVEIFSVETNIGGGGVFLIGEASLKLGPAARPPATTWLPLVSPGLPVPRLGELMFSLSYLPTAERLTLVVVKARNLHTNNPVPGDLFVKVYLLQQGKKIHKKKTSAKRGEKSPTFNEAMIFNVPAHTLQTIQLRLTVAELNSDTTTNSKAYSIGHVIIGSNTTGKSLTHWRQMLTALRRPVVMWHPLRK; translated from the exons atggGCTGGGTAATAACAACATTAGGAGTGGCCTTGGCGCTTGTTGTTATAGGAGGAGCAGCTTTGGTCTTTTACCGaag GTATggtttaaattgtaaatggAGTACACGTAACATCTGGAGCGTGTGTGAAGAGTGGCGTCAAAGATTGTCATGGTTGTGGGCCCCACGAGAAGAAAAA GTAGGACTGGTGAAAGCTCAACACCCAACCGCTCAGACAATCCCGGGCCTATATCGACAGTCTGGTGGCAGTACACAGTCTCAGCATCTTTTACACAGCGACAGTGACCTGAGATTAGACGCTCAAGGAGCTTTTACTCG atTTGAAGCAGTAGATCGAGACCTTCATCCTCCACTGGGGGGAGTTGGATGTAATACAACAATGATTCCACCGCAGCCTCTGAGACCAGCACCCCAACCAAAACCTACTCCCCGGCCTCGACCTTCTCCTCTTCAAACGCACAATACACCTGAATATTTACGGATGCAAGATTCTGGAGGAGCTCCTCTAACTCCACCACCAGTACCTTGTCCAGCGGGTGCTCATCACCGTAACGATCGCAATGATCGAAATGGAtctgtatttatttttcaaaatgaaaTTCCGAAAATTTATAACCAGTACAACGGAAGTAGACAAACTGCTACCGCTGGTAGCACTAATAGTCCgcctttatttaattataatttacacaCTAAATCTGTACCTGATAGTATTCAAACGAGTGGTTGTTACTCTATTAATAACCAAAATCATCAGCCTTTAGGTGAtgaacatgaaaaaaaattaacctttGAGTCTCAATGTGATagtgtaaataatattaaagagAGAATAAAAGATAGTTATCATCTCTGTAGAATAAATCGAGAAACTCCATACAGAGCTTACGATCTTATTGAAGATACGGCTAAACTTAAATATGGAGTTTCAACTTGCCAGCTCAATGAACATTCTACTCAAAagcaaaaacaaaaacaaaaacaaaaacaaaaacaaaattcacaGCAACAACAAATTCGATATAATACACATGTGAGAAATGACTCCAGGGGCTCTTTTAATAGCTTTAATTTTACCAACTCAAATTCATTTATTGAATCAATATACGGGTCTGAAGCTATTACAAAGTTGCTGCAAAATTCTCAAATATATTCAAGCCAATtgggaaaaaatgaaaaaatcgtTGGGCAAAACATTGAAATGACACCCTTGagaaattcaaatatttttccgGATGAAAATTACGGGATTGACATTTacgaaaattcaaaaattcaaggACTGCAGAGAGTCTCTCAGTACATCCAAAGTTTACCAGATGTACCAAATTACGACTCGCTGAGTGATAAAACGACACACGAGGATCCAAACACCGAAGATGAAAGAGTAGTGACACCGGGTGATAATGATACACCAAGTCCTGTTCCACCCCCAGCTCCACCAGATCCTTCAAATCATGACTCTTCACTTCATAACCACCAGCAGTCGAGCAACAGTCCCACTACCGGTGAGAGAATTTTCAGCGCCCTGAGGTCTGTTACATCTCAAAGCTACATTGACGCTTCCGAATTTTACAA ctCAGTGCTTTCATCAGCTCAGCAAGTTCCGATGCTAACTTTCCCCGGAATCAGACGGTCtagttttaatttagaaaaaaatgaaacggTAAACGGTATACAAGATGAGGTTTCAAATTTGTACATTGATGGTGAGCCACCGGCTATTGGTATTGATTGCTCGAGACGGACATCCGACCTTTACAGTCCGGAGCTTAATTTGGAAGCTCATCGAACCGCGCAAGAG GTTTACAACAGTCTTCAAGATCCTCCTTCATCGCCACTTCTTTTGAAAGATCTAAGTCAAGAACCCTATCCTTATATGTCTGATCCAAGTTTTACCAGAACATCTGag gataTATTTAATAGTTTGGAACAGAGAAGAAAAAGTATGGAAAGACTAAATGGATTTCATGATTATGTAGAGATGGATGGCATTGATAATGTCAG tataaattttttaagtagaaGGCGAAGCAGTAGCCAAGACCTTTATAATGCTTTAGAAGAGGTTCAGCTACAGAGAAGACTGTCACAA caaCTGATTGAAGACTCGTACGGatattcaaattcaaattcaaattcgTTAATAGATGTTGAAGAAATAAGTTTGAATGGTAGACGTAATTCATCGCAAGGGCCGGAGCCAGAGCCACCACCTGATGAAACAAATTTAAAGAGAGCTATAAGTTGTGAAAGCGTTTGCTCAGATACAAGTGTTATACTTGGAGATATTGAACAACTAACTGTTGTTGGACTAATTTGCGTTGGCCTAGAGTATGAACGGTGGGGAGGACGTGGAGCTGACATCGAGGGTGATCTTGTTGTTAGTGTTCTTGAAGCGAGAGATCTGATTGCACCTGATGGACGACCCGCTCAAGACACTCTTGCcag agtaTGCCTTCTTCCGGATAGACAAACACATGTACAAACCAGACTTTATAGAGGATCACCTTCACCAAGTTatcaggaaaaatttttatttccccTTGATGGAGGTCCAATAGGAAGGACTTTATTGGTAGAA atattttcaGTAGAAACAAATATCGGGGGTGGTGGAGTGTTTCTTATTGGTGAAGCTTCATTGAAATTAGGACCAGCAGCTCGACCACCAGCTACAACCTGGCTGCCTCTTGTTTCTCCAGGTCTACCAGTTCCTCGTTTGGGTGAACTTATGTTTTCATTAAGCTATTTACCAACTGCCGAAAGGCTCACTTTAGTTGTTGTAAAAGCCAGAAATCTTCACACAAATAATCCAGTACCAGgagatttatttgttaaa GTGTACCTGCTGCAACAAGGGAAAAAAATACACAAGAAAAAAACCTCTGCTAAGCGAGGCGAAAAAAGTCCAACTTTCAATGAGGCCATGATTTTTAACGTGCCTGCTCATACTTTGCag ACAATTCAATTGAGACTGACTGTAGCTGAATTAAATTCCGATACTACAACTAATTCGAAAGCATACTCCATAGGTCATGTTATAATAGGTTCTAATACAACTGGAAAATCATTAACACACTGGCGACAAATGTTAACAGCTCTTCGGCGCCCGGTTGTCATGTGGCATCCGCTtagaaaatga